A region from the Salminus brasiliensis chromosome 22, fSalBra1.hap2, whole genome shotgun sequence genome encodes:
- the LOC140543527 gene encoding transcription factor SOX-9-like yields the protein MNLLDPFLKMTDEQEKGLSDAPSPSLSEDSAGSPCPSASGSDTDRAAAESRLGDFKKDEMDEKFPVCIREAVTQVLKGYDWTLVPMPVRVNGSSKNKPHVKRPMNAFMVWAQAARRKLADQYPHLHNAELSKTLGKLWRLLNDVEKRPFVEEAERLRVQHKKDHPDYKYQPRRRKSVKNGSGEAEEGPEHAHVSPNAIFKALQQADSPASSMGEVHSPSEQGGQSQGPPTPPTTPKIDTQPGKVDLKREGRPLQEGVSVSGGGRQLNIDFRDVDIGELSSDVISHMESFDVAEFDQYLPPNGHPGAAYVGGYSLAGAGTVGQAAAGSGWMSKTQSGSPQGGQQPPQQQQQQQQQHSLTQLGASSGGDQGQQRTTTHIKTEQLSPSHYSEQQGSPQHVTYGSFNLQHYTASSFPSISRAQYDYGDQQGAAASYYSHAAGQGSGLYSTFSYVSPSQRPMYTPITDSAGVPSIPSAGHSPQHWDQQPVYTQLTRP from the exons ATGAATCTCCTCGACCCCTTCCTGAAGATGACGGACGAGCAAGAGAAGGGTCTGTCCGACGCCCCGAGCCCCAGCCTGTCCGAGGACTCGGCCGGCTCCCCGTGCCCCTCCGCCTCGGGCTCCGACACCGACCGCGCCGCGGCCGAGAGCCGCCTGGGGGACTTCAAGAAGGACGAGATGGACGAGAAGTTCCCCGTGTGCATCCGCGAGGCCGTCACGCAGGTGCTGAAGGGCTACGACTGGACGCTCGTGCCTATGCCGGTGCGCGTGAACGGCTCGAGCAAGAACAAGCCGCACGTGAAGAGACCGATGAACGCGTTCATGGTGTGGGCGCAGGCCGCGCGCAGGAAACTGGCGGACCAGTACCCCCATCTCCACAACGCCGAGCTCAGCAAAACCCTGGGCAAGCTGTGGAG GCTGCTGAACGACGTGGAGAAGCGTCCCTTTGTGGAGGAGGCAGAGCGCCTGCGCGTGCAGCACAAGAAGGATCACCCAGACTACAAGTATCAGCCGCGGCGGAGGAAGTCCGTCAAGAACGGCTCAGGCGAGGCGGAGGAAGGCCCCGAGCATGCTCACGTGTCTCCCAACGCCATCTTCAAAGCGCTCCAGCAGGCCGACTCCCCGGCATCCAGCATGGGAGAGGTGCACTCCCCCAGCGAGCAAGGAG GCCAGTCCCAAGGTCCTCCGactccccccaccacccccaaaaTCGACACCCAGCCGGGCAAAGTGGACCTTAAGCGTGAAGGCCGGCCGCTCCAGGAAGGCGTCAGCGTCAGCGGCGGCGGACGGCAGCTCAACATCGACTTCCGCGACGTGGACATCGGCGAGCTGAGCAGTGACGTCATCTCGCACATGGAGAGCTTCGACGTGGCCGAGTTCGACCAGTACCTGCCTCCCAACGGGCACCCGGGCGCCGCATACGTGGGCGGCTACAGCCTGGCTGGCGCCGGCACAGTTGGCCAGGCTGCGGCAGGGAGCGGCTGGATGAGCAAGACCCAGAGCGGGAGCCCCCAGGGTGGGCAGCAGCCGCctcaacagcaacagcaacaacagcagcagcactccCTGACCCAGCTGGGTGCCAGCAGTGGCGGGGATCAGGGCCAGCAGAGGACCACCACACACATCAAGACGGAGCAGCTGAGCCCCAGCCACTACAGCGAGCAGCAGGGCTCGCCGCAGCACGTCACCTACGGCTCCTTTAACCTGCAGCACTACACCGCCTCCTCCTTTCCCTCCATCAGCCGGGCGCAGTACGACTACGGTGACCAGCAGGGCGCAGCCGCCTCCTATTACAGCCACGCCGCAGGCCAGGGCTCCGGGCTCTACTCCACCTTCAGCTACGTGAGCCCCAGCCAGAGGCCCATGTACACCCCCATCACCGACTCGGCCGGGGTGCCCTCCATCCCGTCGGCCGGCCACAGCCCCCAGCACTGGGACCAGCAGCCCGTCTACACACAGCTCACGAGACCCTGA